In Aquimarina sp. TRL1, a single window of DNA contains:
- a CDS encoding tetratricopeptide repeat protein, which yields MANKILTNYEEVLQKTDSQKILLVILLIGLGVYSPVFLGSQFLTYDDNWYIYENKNVIDLSWSSIVNIFTTLQGGQYSPLGEVYHAILYSIFGKNATAFKICALLVHLVNVTLLFKVFNGLFEDKVLVSFVALVFAIHPMQVETIGWISVIFRNAVFFMFLGYWFYIKYLENNCKKSNLIPVIVCFVLALFTKEQAVLFPVGLFLISLIKLETINVKRFWVEMVFWAILTMIFGLVTIEITKTGGPSIVNRSVSLYDKVGLLSKTILSYFYNFLFPFKLSFSYPYPLEGNSPSVFNVFFSLGVLLLGGYLSLKNKLFRFGFLWSFGFLSLGLAFAFFHLRDSFMADRYAYVAIIGFAFLLYLILKHIKKLLGNNKSLFFILVLGFLITFSIQSFNRVPVFKNSKSVWTQAVEANPNNQYAYNSLGFYYRTQKKLDTALVLYKRAIKIKPEYLAHSNIGKIYFSRKQYDSALYHVSQAIFLNPSYQRAYENRAAIYYKLKQKDSLLADLNKILFLDPDNIKYLKERAKISFEKKKYKETILDMEKLLKYDKANDYAYYLIGHSNMAIKNYVEANTYLDEAIRLKKNKPNYYYIRSLCRVNVKNYKGALEDAMKAKKMGMKISHEYLMALRQQLKKSNE from the coding sequence ATGGCGAATAAAATTTTGACTAACTATGAAGAGGTTTTGCAAAAAACAGATTCGCAAAAGATCTTACTAGTGATCTTGTTAATTGGTTTAGGGGTTTATAGTCCTGTGTTCCTGGGGTCACAGTTTCTTACATATGATGATAACTGGTATATTTATGAAAATAAAAATGTGATTGACTTATCATGGAGTTCTATAGTAAATATATTTACAACTCTCCAAGGGGGGCAATATTCTCCATTAGGAGAAGTGTATCACGCTATTTTGTATTCTATTTTTGGTAAAAATGCAACAGCTTTTAAGATTTGTGCTTTATTAGTACATCTTGTTAATGTTACTTTGTTGTTTAAAGTTTTTAACGGGCTTTTTGAAGATAAAGTATTAGTATCTTTCGTAGCTTTGGTTTTTGCGATTCATCCTATGCAGGTAGAGACTATCGGTTGGATTTCTGTGATTTTCAGAAATGCTGTTTTTTTTATGTTTCTTGGGTATTGGTTCTATATAAAATATCTGGAAAATAATTGTAAGAAAAGTAATTTAATTCCTGTTATTGTTTGTTTTGTATTAGCTCTTTTTACTAAAGAGCAGGCTGTATTATTTCCTGTAGGGCTGTTTTTGATAAGCCTTATTAAATTAGAAACAATTAATGTCAAAAGATTCTGGGTAGAAATGGTGTTTTGGGCAATACTTACCATGATATTCGGCTTAGTGACTATAGAGATAACCAAAACAGGAGGTCCTAGTATTGTTAATAGGAGTGTGTCTTTGTATGATAAAGTAGGGTTGTTATCTAAAACAATACTATCCTATTTTTATAATTTCTTATTTCCTTTTAAATTGTCTTTTTCTTATCCGTATCCATTAGAGGGGAATTCTCCTTCTGTTTTTAATGTGTTTTTTTCTTTAGGAGTGTTATTGTTAGGAGGGTATCTGTCTCTTAAGAATAAATTATTTAGATTCGGTTTCTTGTGGAGTTTTGGTTTTTTAAGTCTTGGGCTGGCATTTGCTTTTTTTCATTTAAGAGATTCTTTTATGGCGGATCGTTATGCATATGTAGCTATAATAGGTTTTGCGTTTTTGCTGTATTTGATTTTAAAGCACATTAAGAAATTGCTGGGGAATAATAAGTCATTGTTTTTTATTTTAGTATTAGGGTTTTTGATTACTTTCTCTATTCAATCTTTTAATAGAGTACCAGTTTTTAAAAACTCTAAAAGTGTTTGGACTCAGGCTGTAGAGGCAAATCCTAATAATCAATATGCATACAATAGTTTGGGGTTTTATTATAGAACTCAAAAAAAATTAGATACAGCTTTGGTGTTGTATAAACGAGCAATAAAAATTAAACCAGAATATTTAGCTCATAGTAATATTGGAAAAATTTATTTTAGTAGAAAGCAATATGATAGCGCTTTGTATCATGTATCCCAAGCTATCTTTTTAAACCCCTCTTATCAGAGAGCTTATGAGAATAGGGCAGCTATTTATTATAAGTTGAAACAAAAAGATTCTTTATTGGCGGATTTGAATAAGATTTTATTCTTGGATCCAGATAATATAAAGTACCTTAAAGAGAGAGCTAAGATTTCTTTCGAAAAGAAGAAGTATAAGGAAACGATCCTTGATATGGAGAAATTACTGAAATACGATAAAGCAAATGATTATGCATATTATCTGATTGGTCATTCGAATATGGCGATAAAAAATTATGTCGAAGCTAATACCTATTTAGATGAGGCTATTAGGTTGAAAAAAAATAAACCAAACTATTATTATATTCGGTCATTGTGCCGGGTTAATGTCAAAAACTATAAAGGCGCATTAGAAGATGCGATGAAAGCAAAAAAAATGGGAATGAAAATAAGTCATGAGTACTTGATGGCATTACGTCAACAGTTGAAAAAATCAAATGAATAA
- a CDS encoding glycosyltransferase family 2 protein, protein MRINTLSIVIPCFNEQDNIKFLFEELKKVLNDFDFVVEMIFVDDGSKDGTFGEIEKIADVDNRVTGISFSRNFGHQIALLAGMEKAKGDAVVTMDGDLQHPPEVIPEMIQQYNQGYDIVNTKRIDGVSTSLFKRKTSKWFYALINKLSDVRVEPNSADFRLMSRETVDAFLKIKEQDRFTRGLISWIGFKQTFVAYTSQPRYSGKTSYTLKKMLVLAVNGITSMSSKPLRISLYLGLLFFVTGIVYSIFILYNFFKGVNVEGWTSILITILILGGVQLFIMSIIGEYVSRIFNETKARPLYLVKKETGQKS, encoded by the coding sequence ATGAGAATCAATACACTGTCAATAGTTATCCCTTGTTTTAATGAACAAGATAATATCAAATTCCTGTTTGAAGAATTGAAAAAGGTGTTGAATGATTTTGATTTTGTGGTAGAAATGATATTTGTTGATGATGGAAGTAAGGATGGTACGTTTGGAGAAATTGAAAAAATAGCCGATGTAGATAATCGTGTTACGGGGATTTCGTTTTCCAGAAATTTTGGTCATCAGATAGCCTTGTTGGCAGGAATGGAAAAAGCAAAGGGAGATGCAGTTGTGACAATGGATGGCGATTTGCAGCATCCGCCAGAGGTAATCCCTGAGATGATTCAACAATATAATCAGGGGTATGATATTGTGAATACCAAGAGAATTGATGGGGTTTCTACTTCTCTTTTTAAGAGGAAAACATCAAAATGGTTTTATGCTCTGATTAATAAGTTGTCTGATGTACGAGTAGAACCCAATAGTGCAGACTTTAGATTAATGAGTAGGGAAACAGTAGATGCGTTTTTGAAAATAAAAGAACAAGACCGTTTTACCCGAGGACTTATAAGCTGGATTGGATTTAAACAGACGTTTGTAGCGTATACTTCACAACCCAGGTATTCTGGGAAGACTTCATATACCTTAAAAAAAATGCTTGTTTTGGCAGTCAACGGGATAACGAGTATGTCATCAAAACCATTGCGAATATCCCTCTACTTAGGATTGTTGTTTTTTGTTACCGGAATCGTGTATTCGATTTTTATTTTGTACAATTTTTTTAAGGGAGTTAATGTCGAAGGATGGACCTCTATTCTTATAACTATTCTTATTCTGGGAGGAGTTCAGCTATTTATAATGTCTATAATTGGAGAGTATGTTTCTCGCATATTTAATGAGACAAAAGCCAGACCTCTCTATTTGGTAAAAAAAGAGACCGGTCAAAAGAGTTAA
- a CDS encoding class I SAM-dependent methyltransferase, whose protein sequence is MSDLIEQQREHFENISEKYYNARRATNHLYLKKLMWHFFFKNKKHLKNQQLSVLEPMCGYSEGKSILEENIGNLGSYEGFDYSSVLIKKVKEKNPALHVYVQDISTFKSDKKFDIIIIIGGLHHVPSMCEQVVENLKNNLKEGGSFILLEPTHNNIIFRKIRERIYKKNELFDQETEKAFILKDLNQMFLKNGYTLKDQIYPGLLSYILFYNPDAFPFLNIGGKGLVKLLFRIDSLFFRNYIGRKLSFATLSLYSTH, encoded by the coding sequence ATGAGTGACTTAATAGAACAGCAAAGAGAACATTTTGAAAATATTTCTGAAAAATATTACAATGCCCGAAGAGCAACAAATCATTTGTATCTAAAGAAATTAATGTGGCATTTTTTCTTTAAAAACAAAAAACATCTAAAAAACCAGCAATTATCTGTTCTGGAGCCCATGTGTGGATACTCTGAAGGAAAATCTATACTCGAAGAAAACATTGGTAATCTGGGATCGTATGAAGGCTTTGATTATAGCTCTGTATTAATAAAAAAAGTCAAAGAAAAAAATCCAGCTTTACATGTATATGTTCAGGATATCTCTACCTTTAAGAGTGACAAAAAATTTGATATCATTATTATCATTGGAGGGCTTCATCATGTTCCATCTATGTGTGAACAAGTAGTCGAAAACCTAAAAAACAACCTAAAAGAAGGCGGTTCCTTTATCCTCTTAGAACCAACACACAATAATATTATCTTTAGAAAAATCCGGGAACGCATCTACAAAAAAAATGAGCTATTTGACCAGGAAACCGAAAAGGCTTTTATCTTAAAAGATCTGAATCAAATGTTTCTAAAAAACGGATACACTCTAAAAGATCAAATATACCCAGGACTTCTCTCATATATTTTGTTTTATAACCCGGATGCTTTTCCTTTTCTAAACATAGGAGGTAAAGGGCTGGTTAAATTATTATTTAGAATAGATTCATTATTTTTCAGAAACTACATTGGAAGAAAGCTTTCCTTTGCAACACTAAGCTTATATAGTACACATTAA
- a CDS encoding glutaminase has product MEYQNILHQIQSELPYQKTIGKVASYIPELEKVPKDKFAMHLYCLKSGHYHIGSHEEKFSIQSISKVFSLSLAMSLIGDDIFKRLDVEPSGDPFNSLVQLEHEEGIPRNPFINAGALVISDILLSKLKHPKEELLAFISEISNIPTINIDNDVFESEKKHSYRNASLLNLMKSFGNIENDIEEVLDFYTYQCAIEMSCKELSSAFAIYANEGKKPTTSIALIPPSKIKRINAIMQTCGFYDEAGEFSFRVGLPGKSGVGGGIVAIHPGQYTVAVWSPPLNPKGNSELGMYALERLTTLTGLSIF; this is encoded by the coding sequence ATGGAATATCAAAATATCTTACACCAGATTCAGTCTGAACTCCCTTATCAAAAAACAATAGGAAAAGTAGCCTCATACATCCCTGAATTAGAAAAAGTTCCTAAAGACAAATTTGCCATGCATTTATATTGTCTAAAATCCGGACACTATCACATTGGAAGTCATGAAGAAAAATTCTCTATTCAAAGTATTTCTAAAGTATTCTCTCTCAGCCTGGCTATGTCGTTAATCGGCGATGATATTTTCAAAAGATTGGATGTAGAACCATCGGGAGATCCATTTAATTCTCTCGTACAACTAGAGCACGAAGAAGGAATCCCCAGAAATCCTTTTATAAATGCCGGAGCACTCGTCATTTCTGATATATTACTATCCAAATTAAAGCACCCTAAAGAAGAACTCCTCGCCTTTATTAGTGAGATCAGCAATATTCCTACTATCAATATTGACAATGATGTTTTTGAATCTGAAAAAAAACACAGTTACAGAAATGCTTCCCTATTGAATCTTATGAAGTCTTTCGGAAATATCGAAAATGATATTGAGGAGGTTTTGGATTTTTACACCTATCAATGTGCTATAGAGATGTCTTGCAAAGAACTTTCTTCTGCCTTTGCTATCTATGCAAATGAAGGCAAGAAACCAACTACTTCAATAGCACTCATACCTCCCAGTAAAATAAAAAGAATTAATGCCATCATGCAAACTTGTGGTTTTTATGACGAAGCCGGAGAGTTTAGCTTTAGAGTCGGTTTACCTGGTAAAAGTGGTGTCGGCGGGGGTATTGTAGCTATACACCCAGGACAATACACTGTTGCTGTATGGAGCCCTCCCCTAAATCCTAAAGGAAACTCGGAATTAGGAATGTATGCACTGGAACGGCTAACAACCTTAACCGGATTATCTATATTTTAA
- the pepE gene encoding dipeptidase PepE, with product MKKCIIASTSTIHGSGYLEYILNDLANLFSNTNEVLFIPYAKPNGISHDEYTQVAQQAFQKINIALKGIHSFADPIKAIKDAKGIFTGGGNTFLLVSQLYKNDLLTVLKDVIEAGTPYLGTSAGSNICGLDMKTTNDMPIIYPPGFKTIGILPFNINPHYLDPDPTSTHKGETRETRIKEFHTLNSQPVIGLREGSWLELSNNDILLKGALSARVFEQHKKPYEVPSGSSFANLN from the coding sequence ATGAAAAAATGCATCATCGCCAGTACTTCAACCATACATGGAAGCGGTTATCTGGAATACATTCTCAATGACCTAGCAAACTTATTTTCTAACACAAATGAAGTTCTCTTTATCCCCTATGCAAAACCCAATGGAATCTCTCATGATGAGTATACTCAGGTAGCACAACAGGCATTTCAAAAAATAAACATAGCTCTCAAAGGAATTCATTCTTTTGCTGACCCGATCAAAGCTATCAAAGACGCTAAAGGTATTTTTACCGGAGGAGGAAACACCTTCCTTCTTGTTAGTCAATTATATAAAAATGATTTATTAACCGTTTTAAAGGACGTCATAGAAGCCGGAACTCCTTATTTAGGAACCAGTGCTGGAAGTAATATTTGCGGTCTCGATATGAAAACCACTAATGACATGCCTATTATCTACCCTCCCGGCTTTAAAACTATCGGTATTCTCCCGTTTAATATTAATCCACATTACTTAGACCCAGATCCTACCTCTACCCATAAAGGAGAAACCAGAGAAACCAGAATCAAAGAGTTCCACACACTTAACTCCCAACCTGTAATCGGATTAAGAGAAGGCAGCTGGTTAGAACTTTCTAATAATGATATCTTACTAAAAGGTGCTTTATCTGCTAGAGTTTTTGAGCAACATAAAAAACCTTATGAAGTACCTTCTGGAAGCTCTTTTGCCAACCTTAACTAA
- a CDS encoding DUF6702 family protein: protein MKKKALLGLVMMVIVVSSFTTLHKFYVSVTQIEYKEEEKSLQVISRVFIDDLEKVMRERYDESLTFLPEGEDPMVVSYLESYFRQKLIIRVNGEEVSCSFLGKEYENDLVLCYFEVLGVSGLDEIEVTNQALMDVFEEQQNIIHIKKGKERKSLILEKERESGLVKF, encoded by the coding sequence ATGAAAAAAAAAGCATTATTAGGTTTGGTCATGATGGTAATTGTAGTGAGTTCATTTACTACATTACATAAGTTTTATGTAAGTGTTACTCAGATAGAGTATAAAGAGGAAGAAAAATCGTTACAGGTTATATCCAGGGTTTTTATAGATGATTTGGAGAAGGTAATGCGAGAACGATATGATGAATCTCTTACGTTTCTGCCAGAGGGGGAAGATCCTATGGTTGTATCGTATTTAGAGTCGTATTTCAGACAAAAACTAATAATTAGGGTAAATGGAGAAGAGGTGAGTTGTTCTTTTTTAGGGAAAGAATATGAAAATGATCTGGTTCTCTGTTATTTCGAAGTTTTGGGAGTGTCAGGGCTGGATGAGATAGAGGTGACCAATCAAGCCTTGATGGATGTGTTTGAAGAACAACAAAATATTATTCACATAAAAAAAGGGAAAGAGCGAAAAAGTTTAATATTGGAGAAAGAACGAGAAAGTGGACTTGTTAAATTTTAG
- a CDS encoding M1 family metallopeptidase, which translates to MKKLLFVFSVAFWGSGVVSYAQEQKAETRELGHINENKFRQLYQEFSTPNMYRTASGAPGSAYYQQQADYIMDIELDDENKKLTGKETITYTNNSPDVLEFLWVQLDQNMRAKDSKTPLIQNDPMGIGDTPDQFVKKYFKEPFDGGFNITAVKDQNGKALKYTINQTMMRVEMPQHLKSGASFTFSIDWWYNINNHVDGRGRSGYEEFEDGNRAYVIAQFYPRMAVYNDVEGWQNSQFWGRGEFALPFGNFEVNITTPDDHILDGTGVLTNRKEVYTKEMLKRYEKAKKSYDKPVIIVSQKEAEENSKTFSKGKKTWKLKAENVRDFGFATSRRFIWDMMAVKVGGKDVMAVSMYPKEGNPLWEEWSTIAVASTLKSYSRMTFDYPYHKAISVHAKNQGMEYPMICWNWGRPDEDGKYTDRVKFGMISVIIHEVGHNFFPMIVNSDERQWTWMDEGLNTFVQYVAEQDFGEWYPQALKPLKKYPSRRGPAEKIVPYMSGDQSFISPIMTQSNNIYQFGSNAYSKPATGLNILRETIMGRDLFDYAFRTYSQRWMFKHPTPEDFFRTMEDASAVDLDWFWRGWFYTTDYTDIGVKDVKKYYVSSSINDRAKAFIESRGIKESDLGPRVYLVEEGANDYKEEYKEKSSIETSKSLKEYMMDNFSATERTALKNPKYFYEVTFEKPGGLVMPLIVEYSYKDGTSETIKYPAQVWRKNDLEVKKSIASDKEIVKITVDPKNETADIDTSNNNWPKGAAPINKFDQFKKRSQKQ; encoded by the coding sequence ATGAAAAAATTATTATTTGTATTTTCTGTTGCTTTCTGGGGTTCTGGAGTTGTGTCATATGCACAAGAACAAAAAGCAGAAACTCGTGAGTTAGGGCATATTAATGAAAATAAATTTAGACAGCTGTATCAGGAGTTTTCAACTCCAAATATGTATCGTACAGCTTCTGGGGCTCCTGGTTCTGCGTATTATCAGCAACAAGCTGATTATATCATGGATATAGAACTGGATGATGAAAATAAAAAGCTAACAGGTAAGGAAACAATTACTTATACAAACAATTCTCCTGATGTTTTAGAATTTTTATGGGTTCAGTTGGATCAAAATATGAGAGCTAAAGATTCTAAAACTCCATTAATACAAAATGATCCTATGGGGATAGGAGATACCCCAGATCAGTTTGTTAAAAAATATTTCAAAGAGCCTTTTGATGGAGGGTTTAATATTACTGCTGTAAAAGATCAAAATGGAAAGGCATTAAAGTATACGATTAATCAGACAATGATGCGTGTAGAAATGCCTCAACACCTAAAGTCAGGAGCAAGTTTTACTTTCTCGATAGATTGGTGGTATAATATTAATAATCATGTAGATGGAAGAGGAAGATCTGGTTATGAAGAATTTGAGGATGGAAATAGAGCTTATGTAATCGCTCAGTTTTACCCGAGAATGGCAGTATATAATGATGTAGAAGGATGGCAGAACTCTCAGTTCTGGGGACGAGGAGAATTTGCATTACCTTTTGGTAATTTTGAAGTAAATATCACAACGCCGGATGATCATATTCTAGATGGTACCGGAGTACTTACCAACCGTAAGGAAGTGTATACTAAAGAGATGTTAAAAAGATATGAGAAAGCTAAGAAATCATATGATAAACCTGTGATTATTGTATCTCAAAAAGAAGCTGAAGAGAATTCAAAAACATTTTCTAAAGGGAAGAAAACATGGAAATTAAAAGCAGAGAATGTTAGGGATTTTGGTTTTGCAACTTCCAGACGATTTATCTGGGATATGATGGCTGTAAAAGTTGGAGGAAAAGATGTGATGGCTGTTTCTATGTACCCTAAGGAAGGGAATCCATTGTGGGAAGAATGGTCGACAATTGCTGTTGCGAGTACTTTGAAATCTTATAGTAGAATGACATTTGATTATCCATATCATAAGGCAATTTCTGTACATGCAAAAAATCAAGGTATGGAGTATCCTATGATCTGTTGGAACTGGGGAAGACCAGATGAAGATGGTAAATATACTGACCGGGTTAAGTTCGGAATGATCAGTGTTATTATACATGAAGTGGGACATAACTTTTTTCCTATGATTGTCAATAGTGATGAGCGTCAGTGGACATGGATGGATGAAGGGCTAAATACTTTTGTACAATACGTAGCAGAACAAGATTTTGGAGAATGGTATCCACAAGCTTTAAAACCATTAAAAAAATATCCATCGCGTAGAGGACCAGCAGAAAAAATAGTGCCTTACATGAGTGGGGATCAGAGTTTTATTTCTCCTATCATGACACAATCGAACAATATTTATCAGTTTGGATCTAATGCATATTCAAAACCTGCTACCGGATTGAATATTCTTAGAGAGACAATTATGGGAAGAGATTTGTTTGATTATGCATTTAGGACTTATTCCCAGAGATGGATGTTTAAGCATCCAACACCAGAAGATTTTTTCCGTACGATGGAAGATGCTTCTGCAGTTGATTTAGATTGGTTCTGGAGAGGCTGGTTTTACACTACAGATTATACAGATATAGGAGTAAAAGATGTGAAAAAGTATTATGTGTCTTCTTCTATAAATGATAGAGCAAAAGCATTTATAGAGAGCAGAGGAATTAAAGAAAGTGATTTAGGACCTAGAGTGTATTTGGTAGAAGAAGGAGCTAATGATTACAAAGAAGAATATAAAGAGAAAAGTTCTATAGAAACCTCTAAATCATTAAAAGAATATATGATGGATAATTTCTCTGCTACAGAAAGAACAGCATTAAAAAATCCGAAGTATTTTTATGAAGTTACATTCGAGAAACCAGGAGGGTTGGTGATGCCGTTAATTGTAGAATATAGTTATAAAGATGGGACATCAGAAACAATTAAATACCCTGCACAAGTTTGGAGAAAAAATGATTTGGAAGTTAAAAAATCAATTGCTTCAGATAAGGAAATAGTGAAGATAACTGTGGATCCTAAAAACGAAACAGCAGATATTGATACGTCTAATAACAATTGGCCAAAAGGAGCTGCTCCAATAAATAAGTTTGATCAGTTCAAGAAACGAAGTCAGAAACAATAA
- a CDS encoding twin-arginine translocase TatA/TatE family subunit: MTVLPLFISGPEIAFIVFVLVMVFGADKIPEIARGLGKGMRVVKDATNDIKSEITKSAERHGIDQEITSITSDVKEGINQVKDDIEEFSGSVKRKL; encoded by the coding sequence ATGACAGTACTTCCTTTATTTATTAGTGGTCCAGAAATTGCCTTTATCGTTTTTGTTTTGGTAATGGTTTTTGGTGCAGATAAAATACCTGAAATCGCTAGAGGTTTAGGGAAAGGAATGCGTGTCGTAAAAGATGCTACCAATGATATTAAATCAGAAATTACCAAAAGTGCAGAACGCCATGGGATTGATCAAGAAATCACTTCTATAACATCTGATGTTAAAGAAGGAATCAATCAGGTAAAAGATGATATCGAAGAGTTTTCCGGTTCTGTAAAAAGAAAGCTCTAA
- a CDS encoding S8/S53 family peptidase has protein sequence MKKTPFIIICLFLIFSCTKEESNDIITSETEEQTEAKLLSIKEVNAYIAKELKTHGDVNWTEAPAHVLWSAVFHGDKVLSVGYGEEGQSFSEVKSPALNQIKKDIYNVIYQHEGVEKSQLKMHEDKILNVMDVKVTSLETIVALKKEDHIRYLEPIGYASYLKQETQKSSFGCRKDNETINSNDYRVITPAAWVPWSYDKHNISQAWNHSTGAGITVGVIDTGISPNQNLLGSGFNDGASSGRTISKYGTFIDGAFWWSTNVDGPNDKCGHGTSMASAIASPRNSSNMPVGVAYNCNLVSYRGTEDVLLNDYHERKGVSDALTALGNKSDVKIISMSIGYPWSIGNVKDAVRYAYSKGKLIIAAGGTSTSFTNWFGVIFPANMSETVAVTGIKDNGYNRCDVCHDGNEIDFTIVMQRAANTSRTIPVLGFNNGTRKYSSGSSIATAATAGIAALVWARNPGMTRAQVLTKLKKAGEFYPNKNGDFGYGNIDALKAVQ, from the coding sequence ATGAAAAAAACACCTTTTATTATAATTTGTTTATTCTTAATCTTTTCCTGTACAAAGGAAGAATCTAATGATATAATCACTTCTGAAACAGAAGAACAAACAGAAGCAAAATTATTATCAATCAAAGAAGTTAATGCCTATATCGCAAAAGAACTAAAAACACATGGAGATGTTAATTGGACAGAAGCACCTGCTCATGTTTTATGGAGTGCTGTATTCCATGGGGATAAAGTTCTTAGTGTAGGGTATGGAGAAGAAGGACAAAGTTTTTCTGAAGTAAAATCTCCTGCACTGAATCAGATAAAGAAAGATATTTATAACGTTATTTATCAGCATGAAGGAGTTGAAAAATCTCAACTCAAAATGCATGAAGATAAAATATTGAATGTTATGGACGTCAAGGTAACTTCTCTGGAAACTATTGTAGCATTAAAAAAAGAAGATCATATCCGTTATTTAGAACCTATAGGATATGCTTCTTACTTAAAACAGGAAACTCAAAAATCGAGTTTTGGATGTAGAAAAGATAATGAAACAATCAATAGTAACGATTATAGAGTGATAACTCCGGCAGCGTGGGTTCCTTGGAGTTATGATAAGCATAATATTTCGCAAGCCTGGAATCATAGTACAGGAGCAGGAATTACTGTAGGAGTTATAGATACCGGAATCTCTCCTAATCAGAATTTATTGGGCTCAGGGTTCAATGATGGAGCATCTAGCGGCAGAACAATCAGTAAGTATGGAACATTTATAGATGGTGCTTTCTGGTGGTCTACAAATGTAGATGGACCAAACGATAAATGTGGACATGGAACATCGATGGCATCTGCAATCGCATCTCCTCGTAATTCGAGTAATATGCCGGTAGGAGTTGCTTATAACTGTAATTTGGTTTCGTATAGAGGGACAGAAGATGTATTATTAAATGATTATCACGAACGAAAAGGAGTAAGTGATGCGTTGACCGCTTTGGGTAATAAAAGCGATGTAAAAATCATTTCTATGTCGATTGGATATCCCTGGTCTATTGGAAATGTTAAAGATGCTGTTAGGTATGCATACAGTAAAGGAAAACTTATCATCGCAGCAGGAGGGACATCTACTAGTTTTACTAATTGGTTTGGGGTTATTTTTCCTGCAAATATGAGTGAAACAGTAGCTGTAACAGGAATAAAAGATAATGGATACAATCGATGTGATGTGTGCCATGATGGAAATGAAATTGATTTTACAATAGTGATGCAGCGTGCAGCTAATACAAGTAGAACAATTCCTGTACTTGGGTTTAATAATGGAACCAGAAAATACTCTTCGGGCTCCTCAATTGCTACTGCGGCTACCGCAGGAATAGCAGCATTAGTATGGGCTAGAAACCCTGGGATGACTAGAGCACAGGTGCTTACAAAATTGAAAAAAGCAGGGGAATTTTATCCGAATAAAAACGGAGATTTTGGATATGGGAATATAGACGCTTTAAAAGCAGTGCAGTAA
- a CDS encoding O-methyltransferase, which produces MHFIPEDLDDYVVHHTESEPELLRQLNRETYQKVLQPRMLSGHYQGRVLSILSKLIRPENILEIGTYTGYSALCLAEGIQSKGELHTIDINEELQDFQRKYFDLSPFGQQIHQHVGNALDIIPTIDISFDLVFIDADKPNYPNYFDLIIDKMKKGGVILSDNVLWSGKVTKPLKKEDESTAALLTYNKLLKEDPRVETVLLPIRDGLTISRVL; this is translated from the coding sequence ATGCATTTTATCCCCGAAGATTTAGATGATTATGTAGTTCATCATACAGAATCCGAACCCGAATTACTACGACAACTCAATAGAGAGACCTACCAAAAAGTATTGCAACCCAGAATGCTCAGCGGGCATTATCAGGGAAGGGTACTCAGTATACTTTCTAAATTAATTCGACCGGAAAACATTCTGGAAATCGGCACCTATACTGGCTATTCTGCTCTTTGTCTTGCAGAAGGGATCCAATCTAAAGGAGAACTTCATACGATTGATATCAATGAGGAGTTACAAGATTTTCAACGAAAATACTTTGACCTTTCTCCATTCGGACAACAAATACATCAGCACGTAGGAAATGCGTTGGATATAATCCCAACCATAGACATTTCTTTTGACTTGGTTTTTATTGATGCAGACAAGCCTAATTACCCTAATTACTTCGATCTTATTATAGACAAAATGAAAAAAGGAGGAGTTATCTTATCAGACAATGTATTATGGAGTGGTAAGGTCACCAAACCCCTAAAAAAAGAAGATGAATCTACCGCAGCTCTTCTTACCTACAATAAACTCCTAAAGGAAGACCCCAGAGTAGAAACCGTTTTACTTCCAATCCGAGACGGTCTTACGATAAGCAGGGTTTTGTAA